A region of the Stutzerimonas stutzeri genome:
CTTGGGGTCGCGAGTCGAATGCAGGGCGCTCATTGGGATTTCCTCGCGGAGCCATCGCCACCGAACAGCGGGCTTCTCAGCAGTTGCGGCGCCAGTCCGCCGATATCGCCAGCTCCTTGGCAGAGCAGGATGTCACCAGCGCGCAGCAGCGGCTTGACCAGCGGCGCCAGGTCGACGCCACGCTCGACATAGATCGGATCCAGCTGTCCGCGCTGGCGGATGCTGTGGCACAGCTGACGGCTATCGGCGCCGGGGATCGGGTCTTCGCCGGCCGGATAGACCTCCATCAACAGCAGCACGTTGGATTCGCCCAGCACCTGTACGAAGTCGTCATAAAGGTCGCGGGTACGACTGAAGCGGTGTGGCTGATAGACCATCACCAGGCGCCGTTCCGGCCAACCGCCGCGTACGGCCTTGATCACAGCGGCAACTTCGCGCGGGTGGTGACCATAATCGTCTACCAGCATCACGCTGCCATTCTCGACCGGCAGATCGCCATAAACCTGGAAGCGGCGGCCGACGCCAGCAAACTCCGCGAGGCCCTGAACGATGGCGTCGTCATCAATACCTTCATCAGTCGCGATCGCGATGGTCGCCAGAGCGTTGAGCACGTTGTGGTTGCCGGGCATGTTCACCGATACATCCAGCGGTTCGCAGCCATCGCGCAGCACGGTGAAGTAGGTGCGCATGCCTTCCTGGCGAATATTGATCGCGCGCACATCGGCGTCTTCGCTGAAACCGTAGGTGGTAGTTGGGCGGCCGATCTGCGGGATGATCTCGCGCACGAACGGATCATCGACGCAGAGCACAGCCAGACCGTAGAACGGCAGGTTGTGCAGGAACTCGACAAAGGTCTTCTTCAGCTTGCCGAAGTCGCCGCCGTAGGTGCTCATGTGGTCGGCGTCGATGTTGGTCACCACCGCCACCATAGGCTGCAAGTGGAGGAAGCTGGCATCGCTCTCATCCGCCTCGGCGATCAGGTAACGGCTGCTACCCAGCTGCGCGTTGGTGCCGGCCGCAGTCAGTCGGCCGCCGATGACGAAGGTCGGATCGAGCCCGCCAGCAGCAAACACCGAGGCCAACAGGCTGGTGGTGGTGGTCTTGCCATGGGTCCCGGCGACCGCAATGCCGTGCCGATAACGCATCAGCTCAGCGAGCATCTCGGCACGCGGCACAACCGGAATACGCTGTTCGAGCGCCAGCGCAACTTCTGGATTGGCCGAATTCACCGCGCTGGACACCACTAGCACGTCGGCACCTGCGACATTGCCGGCCTGGTGGCCGATGAATATCTGCGCCCCGAAGCTCTGCAGGCGATCGGTGCTGGCAGACTCCTTGAGATCGGATCCGGAAACTTCGTAGCCGAGGTTGAGCAGCACCTCGGCGATACCGCACATCCCAACTCCGCCGATACCTACGAAGTGAATACGACGGATGCGGCGCATGCGCCGTACTTCCGCTTTTACCGCGGCGGGAGATTTAGCCACGGGCCACCTCCAGACAGATATCGACCACGCTGCGGGTGGCGTCGGGCCGGGCCAGGCGGCGCGCGGTGGCGCCCATGGCCTTGAGTTTTTCCGGCTGCATCATTACCTCGGTCAGCTGAGCGGCAAGCGCGGCCGCATCAGTCTTGGCTTGCGGCAGAAGGACGGCAGCGCCCTCTTTCGCCAGATATTCGGCGTTGCGCGTCTGGTGGTCGTCTATCGCGTGGGGCAGCGGCACCAGAAAGGACGGCAGCCCGGCGGCGGCCAGCTCGCAAACGGTGAGCGCGCCTGCACGACAGATGACCAGATCGGCCCAGGCGTATGCCCGCGCCATGTCCTTGATGAAAGGTGCGACCTCGGCCTCGACGGCTGCTTCTGCGTAGCGCTGCGTAGTCAGGTCGGCGTGCTGCTTGCCCGCCTGATGGAACACTTCTGGGCGCAATTCCAGCGGCAGCTGCGCCAAAGCCACAGGCAACAGCTTGTTCAAAGGCTCGGCACCGAGGCTGCCACCCAACACCAACAGCCGTGGTCGGCGACCGACCAGGGTGTCACGCGGGGTTTCCAGAAACAGCTCTTCACGTACGGGATTACCCGTGGTACGACGCTTTGTGTTGGCCTTGAACGTATCCGGGAAGGCTTCGCAAACGCGGCTTGAGAGTGGCGCGAGGCTACGGTTGGCGGTACCAGCCACAGCGTTCTGCTCGTGGATAACCAGGGGCACACCGGCCAACTTAGCAGCCAGTCCACCCGGCCCAGTGACATAGCCACCCAAACCCAGCACGCACACCGGCTGTAGTTGGCGAACGATGCGGCGCGCCTGGAACAGTGACCGAATCAGCTGCAGCGGCGCCTTGATCAGCGATGCGATGCCCTTACCGCGCAACCCACTGACCTGAATCAAATGCAGCGGCAGACCGGCTGCCGGCACCAGTTCATTCTCGATACCGCGCGGTGTACCTAGCCAGTGCACGACATAGCCACGCGCCTGAAATTCACGGGCACAAGCCAGCGCGGGGAAGACGTGGCCACCAGTACCGCCAGCCATGATCAGCACATTAGCGGCCATGGGCGACCTCCTTGGTCGGCGGCTCGGCGAAATCGGCTTCGTCGAACTCGGTATCCTCACTGCCCAGCACGGTGCGGCTTTCCCATTCGATCCGCAGCAGCAGCGCCATGCTTGCGCAGGTCACGACCAGCGAGCTGCCGCCATAGCTGAGGAACGGCAACGTCAGCCCCTTGGTTGGCAGCAGACCGACATTCACGCCTACGTTGATCAGGAACTGGCCCAACCAGAGGAACGCCAGCCCCCAGGCGACATAGGCGGCGAAGAACTGCCGGGCCTTCTCTGCCCATAGACCTATATACAGCGCGCGGATGCCGACGAACGCGAACAGCGCGATCGTCGCCAACGCACCGATCATGCCCAGCTCCTCGGCCAGCACGGAGAATACGAAGTCGGTATGCGCTTCCGGCAAATAGAACTGCTTCTGCACGCTGTTACCCAGCCCGACGCCGAACCATTCGCCACGTCCAAAGGCGATCAACGCCTGGGTCAACTGGTAGCCGGCACCGTACTGGTCCGCCCATGGGTCGGTGAAGGTAATCAGGCGCTGCAGGCGATACTCCTGGGTCTGTACCAACACCACCACTGCACCGACCGCCGCGATTACCAGCAAGCTGAAGCGAATCATCCCCACGCCGCCGAGGAATAGCATCGCCACCGCGGCGCCCATCATGACCACCGTGGCGCCGA
Encoded here:
- the murG gene encoding undecaprenyldiphospho-muramoylpentapeptide beta-N-acetylglucosaminyltransferase, which produces MAANVLIMAGGTGGHVFPALACAREFQARGYVVHWLGTPRGIENELVPAAGLPLHLIQVSGLRGKGIASLIKAPLQLIRSLFQARRIVRQLQPVCVLGLGGYVTGPGGLAAKLAGVPLVIHEQNAVAGTANRSLAPLSSRVCEAFPDTFKANTKRRTTGNPVREELFLETPRDTLVGRRPRLLVLGGSLGAEPLNKLLPVALAQLPLELRPEVFHQAGKQHADLTTQRYAEAAVEAEVAPFIKDMARAYAWADLVICRAGALTVCELAAAGLPSFLVPLPHAIDDHQTRNAEYLAKEGAAVLLPQAKTDAAALAAQLTEVMMQPEKLKAMGATARRLARPDATRSVVDICLEVARG
- the ftsW gene encoding putative lipid II flippase FtsW, giving the protein MLAFLRHAPSPLFGRRGLDLDFPMLAGCLALLGLGLVMITSASSEVAAVNAGNPLYHMIRHLIYVLLGLGAGTAMLLVPLSVWQRLDWMLLLAAFGLLILVLLPGIGREVNGSMRWIGFGAFNVQPSELAKVFVVIYLAGYLVRRQEEVRESMWGFAKPFLVLLPMAFLLLLEPDFGATVVMMGAAVAMLFLGGVGMIRFSLLVIAAVGAVVVLVQTQEYRLQRLITFTDPWADQYGAGYQLTQALIAFGRGEWFGVGLGNSVQKQFYLPEAHTDFVFSVLAEELGMIGALATIALFAFVGIRALYIGLWAEKARQFFAAYVAWGLAFLWLGQFLINVGVNVGLLPTKGLTLPFLSYGGSSLVVTCASMALLLRIEWESRTVLGSEDTEFDEADFAEPPTKEVAHGR
- the murC gene encoding UDP-N-acetylmuramate--L-alanine ligase, which encodes MAKSPAAVKAEVRRMRRIRRIHFVGIGGVGMCGIAEVLLNLGYEVSGSDLKESASTDRLQSFGAQIFIGHQAGNVAGADVLVVSSAVNSANPEVALALEQRIPVVPRAEMLAELMRYRHGIAVAGTHGKTTTTSLLASVFAAGGLDPTFVIGGRLTAAGTNAQLGSSRYLIAEADESDASFLHLQPMVAVVTNIDADHMSTYGGDFGKLKKTFVEFLHNLPFYGLAVLCVDDPFVREIIPQIGRPTTTYGFSEDADVRAINIRQEGMRTYFTVLRDGCEPLDVSVNMPGNHNVLNALATIAIATDEGIDDDAIVQGLAEFAGVGRRFQVYGDLPVENGSVMLVDDYGHHPREVAAVIKAVRGGWPERRLVMVYQPHRFSRTRDLYDDFVQVLGESNVLLLMEVYPAGEDPIPGADSRQLCHSIRQRGQLDPIYVERGVDLAPLVKPLLRAGDILLCQGAGDIGGLAPQLLRSPLFGGDGSARKSQ